The genomic window TAGGCTAAGACGGAAAAGATCTACACAGAAGTACATCCTCGACCAGCGGCTGCTACGAGGGTTGCGTTCCCCCAAACTGGCGCAAATCCCATGGCCTTTGGTCTAATTGCTGGTCCCCGGCCACCCATGTGCACGATGACTTGTTTGTCTTGAATCTGAGCAAACCATTCTAGTCTGGCTCATTACACAAGAGTTATGATTTGCTATATAACACTATACTATCTCATACGAGTCGTATCAAACCATATTGATTAGTTGTTAAGACTCGATATCTTCTTCATATCGAGTGTTGGTATCAAAATATAAGCCATACTGATAATCAATCGGTATGGAGTATACCGGTTGGATGCCTGTAGAGGATCCGGGACCAAGATTCAAACTTCAGTACATTTCTTCATCATTTAATTCTATCTCAAAACCAAGTGAAGCTGTAATCTCTGCTCGGTCAAAGAAGgttgaaaaaagagagaattttctttttctctctatttACATGTCCATAAAAGCTAAAATTTTTAGCATAGAGACAGAAGATTTTAcatgtgaaaaataaaaaataactccCAATGCAATGCCCAAGCTATCTTTGGACTCCTGTCAGCCATGCATGCTGACAACTGCTGTTTCGTTTTTTACACACCTAGAGCATAGCTGACAGGAAAAAGAAAGGATAAAGGCCCAATGTCAGAAGCAGCAAAATAATGAGACGTCTACCGTGCAGCAAAAAATCACCAAGACGTTTCTTATCAAGCAGGTGTATTGTTGGGCAAATACATTGTCTGTACCCTTTCCTGATTCCTACTGTTATCAGCAAAACACAGAGCTTATAAATTGACAGCATATCAGCTAAAAGGGGGGCTCCGAGAGCAATGATGCATAAAAGAATGCTGATATGCTTGCTGCTGGGAGGCAACACTACATATATACCCATAGCGAATGCAGTGGACATGCCCTGAAATGCCACCTGTAGAAATTTTAAAGCCCACTTAAAGGCTCGTATGCGAGTAGGTCTATCAACTGTCGACGTTCCTGCACGCATGAGCCAGAATGTGGCTACGATGGAGCAGACCAacgcggaggcatctgagactaGGAATACCTTGAAGGCATACTCTTTTGCTAGAACCGCTCTGCCACGGCCTGGATGATCATCAGCTATATACCCTCCGGGGACGGTGAAACCAGCAGCAAATGTGACCGTAGCAATCAACACCGTAGCAATCCCGTAATTTTTGGCTAAATCCACCTGTTTAGTGATTTCCTTGTCCTCGACGTTGGATGATTCTTTTTTGAACTTATCATCGCCGGACAGTTTCTCTTTGGTCTCACCACTGGATAATTTGCCGCTCTCTATATCATGAAATATTTCTCGTGGACCGGACAGAGCATTTGTTAAAGCCAAGCAGTTGGTAATGCAGACTTTTGCATTCTACGgtgcaagaaaaattttataaCATAAAAAGAGAGATTAGTTGAAAGATTGAGAACACTACATGTTTAGTTCACATTAACATATCCTCTTCTTATAAGCGAGCATCCCAGACCTgatgataatattatttattaaaaaaacggatttttttgggtacaaaagGTAAGGTAATTCTGGATCTCTTCACAATATAAGAGCTAAAAGGTGCCGTCCAGTGAGCCTAAGTCTCGTTAACAAGATTGGCATTTTTTATCGTAAGAAATGAATGCTCATTATCAAAATTTGTGTTTAGAAAAATATCTAGGGCGTTCCTATATATGTGAGTTGAAGAAAAAGTGCTTATGCTCCAAGAATAATCTCTGTGTGTCCTCGTGTCCGTGCGtgcgcgcgagagagagagagactacaGCTTGTGATGTATGGCAAGCAAAACATGCACGAGGTCGTTAAGAGTTTTACCATCCGGAATTGCAGGCCTCTATCCGACAATTGGTAAGCCAAGTCGAGAGGGGTGAAGCCGTCGTGGTTGATAACGTTGACGCATATGGTTTTGTCCCGGAGAAGAAAATACACGCTCGCTTTGTCACTGTTTTTAACAGCCGTGTGTAACGGCGTGTTTCCCTTGTTATCCTGGTCATTTAACAGCTTCCTGAGATCCGGTCTCTTGGAGATAATTTTCTTGACCACATCTAACCTTCGCCGTTTGAAAGCGGCATGAAGAAAATTATTTCCCTCCTTGTCTAATAATTCATCTGTATCCGGGCACTGTTTTAAAATCTCATCAACTATAGAAACGTTTCCCATCATAGCTGCAATGTGTATGGGAAATAAGCCATAATTGGCTTCTGAAAGATAGGCTGTAGAGGGATCCCGCTCTAATAATAGCTTCACCGTATCATGATGACCATCTGAAGCTGCATAATAAAGAGGAATTTTCTCCAAGAAACCAACACCTTTGGCGAGCTCTGGCTCCCGATCCAATAAGTCTTGTGTAATTTCTATCACGTAAGCATCATGAAAGGTATCGTGAGTACTTTGTGTTATACAATGTTCATGGTGCTTTCACAAATTAAAAGACGGAGCATTGTCTTCCATACATATACTTGCTTTATACTCTGCTTATGCATCTATTAAGATATTTAGTCAAATGGCGAATCATCACAAGAacactaaaagaagaaaaaaatcaaagttTGTTATTTGTTACGGGGGAAGCTACACATGGTGACCGAAAGTTGccaactgaaccttgataaGCCAAAATGAGCAGGAACAGCACCAGCTAAGATGGGGGCCTAGCCGATCCACTCGATCACATCTGGTCCCGACAACATCCCAGCTACTTCATTTTTGGGTCGATCCCTTAATTTCAATAAAAGCCAGTTGGCAACCTTGCCTCCCTtatcatcagaaaaaaaaaggacaatctCCTAAGGCCTGGGTTCTTCCCGGTGAATAATTGCGTTTAGTAGTCGCTTAATTCCTATTTTCTGGAtcttctgacttttctttgtttcATAGGTGGCcgtacttttcttttctttgtttcattAATTTTTCTGTAGGTAATGTTGATCTGTTTTGCTGGGTGTGTACAGCGGTTGCCCGCACGCTCCCGAATGGCCTTGTTTGCTGTATTGTTTGATATATCTTTGTTGTTTCTTTTGTATCATGATCATTTCACAAATGAAATGGTGGTTTCATACTTCACATGAAAGGGTAGTGATTTACTCaccttttcttcaaaaaaaaagaaaaaagaaaaaaagagcgaGATCAGTATGTAGGTCAAGTGCTCGATTACCTGGACTCAGGAGGACTGCTGCATGCAATGCCGTGTTCTTATTAGGGCCTGTGTAAGATTCTGAAGAAACTTTCTTCCAGGAGGTAGACCGTAGCAAGGCTCTGGCTACATCAAGGGATCCTGTCACGATGGCCAGATAGAGCGGAGACATGCCGGCATCATTCAGCAAGGATGCCAGTCCGACATCCTCGTTCATCAGTACATTGGCCACGCCCACATGGTTATATTTGGCGGCCTCATGCAAAGCATTCGCCTCGTCCCTGTTCCTCGCCCTCAACACTCTTTCTTTGATTCCTTTATGCCTTGCAAACTTGATGATGGAGGTGACTATCTCGTCATACCCGGCCCTTGCAGCGCAATGCAATGGAGTGTCGAGCCTCGTGTTTGGTGCTGCCAAAAGAGAGATCTCTCTACGACAGATCTCCTTGGCAAACTCGAGATGTCCTCGGCTAGCAACTATATGGAGGGTTGTGTTCCCCTCCAGTGTAACTCCAAAGAGGCAGCGGGTATCTCCTGTTCGTAGTAACTCATCCAGGATTCTTCTGTCTCCTGATCTTGCTGATTCGAGCAATTTAAGATTCATAGGTATGCGGCTGGGCTGGACTTTGCccggaggaacttcaaaatTGGAATCTGTTTGTATTGTTTGGCTAGTGATGCTCTCCTCGGCCATAATTTCAGCAGCGTTGTGTGCTCCAAGGACTGGTATCTTTCTCTCTGTCTTAATTGAAGGGGCTCGGCTATAATTTCAGCAGCTTTGTGTGCTTCAAGACTACTCTCTCTCACTTGATTGTAGGGGAGGTGATAAACCCATCTAAATTTATTTATGGAGAAGTACGTACAAAAGGCTGGCCAAAGGAATTAGCCTGAAAGAAgcacatttttttttgatgtgacAGGAGGAAGGCAAGAACTTCCtataatttattaaaagatAACAAAGAAACGTGCGGCACGTTGGTGGTGTGGGCCCCCACGACATCCATGCATCTCTCCTCGTTTGTTGCCGCAGTGCCATGTTCTCTCCTGGTTGGTTGCCGCAATGCCATGCATTATCCATTTTGGGCCCGCAGGCCGCAGGAGAATATCCATATGAACAACAACTACAAGGTACAATCATTGCTGCATAAATATATCTATTTACAAATAAATTACATTATTCAAAATAATGGAAAGGTCAAAAAAAGAGTTCTTACCGTCCGATTAAAGGAGACCAACGTGCAGCACGTTTCGTGATGTCACCGCCTCTTTTGTTTgtcacttatatatatatggtgGGGTGGGTTATTTTAGGAAGACCTTGACCTCTCTCGAATCTTTGTTGCTACTGCAGGGCTAGCCGTCGGGTGGTGTCACTTatcattataataataattttggatGAAAATGGGTATGATCCAATTCGGACCCAAATTTTTTGGGTCAGATCTATGTAAGATCCATTTTTTTTAGATTGAATTCGGATTATACATAAATCCAATCCGGCCCCACCCGAATGATCAATTGGATCAAAAATTGTAGCTGTAGACTTGACCCGAATGACTCACTGGATCAAAAATTGTAGTCGTGGATTCGACTCAACCAAATTCGATTTTTTATTAGGTTGTGTCTGCATCTAAAATTAGAATGCGAACAAAAAACTATGTTGGGTTGGGGTGACTCATAATCCAGTCCGACCTGATTTATTTGCATCATCTAgtgaaaaatatttgaaaaaaaaaaagatgctgtatttttttttgaattataagGCTGACGTCTTTGTTAATAGAAAAAATCTTCAATTTTAGATTTCTTCTTTATGTTTAGTACtagaaaaagaataatgaaaaaaaAGTCACTCTATATTTCTGTTTTAGGGCATGCCCCATATGATTTCTTCTCCAATAATGGAAAAACTGAAGCAGCTTTGGAATAGGTATTAGGATAAGTGGAGGGCAAGGAATAAACTGAAAAAGCATTGGAATTAGCGAGTGTAAGGAGCAGACAGAATATGTATTAATTAGCCGGTGCAAGTAAAAGGTAGAAACTGGGCGCTCGGGAGTTTGGGAATTGGGTAGACGTCCGAGCCAAAGGGACGTGGGGCCGAGTTTAGATGAGAAACGCAATTGAGTGGGTTTTGAGGGTGTTAAATTTGTTAGTGAGCTTAGTATTTTCTTCCATATTTATTCCATCAATGAATGAGACAGAAGATGCATCTATAGACCATGccacaactttttttttttttaattttatctataattataattaaatataCATCATTCTTCGAGCAACAATAATTTTTACAATCTACTtaagcaattaacaagcaaaataatcaaacaatctaaaaaaaaaacacaatttTT from Phoenix dactylifera cultivar Barhee BC4 unplaced genomic scaffold, palm_55x_up_171113_PBpolish2nd_filt_p 001926F, whole genome shotgun sequence includes these protein-coding regions:
- the LOC103698687 gene encoding protein ACCELERATED CELL DEATH 6-like, giving the protein MAEESITSQTIQTDSNFEVPPGKVQPSRIPMNLKLLESARSGDRRILDELLRTGDTRCLFGVTLEGNTTLHIVASRGHLEFAKEICRREISLLAAPNTRLDTPLHCAARAGYDEIVTSIIKFARHKGIKERVLRARNRDEANALHEAAKYNHVGVANVLMNEDVGLASLLNDAGMSPLYLAIVTGSLDVARALLRSTSWKKVSSESYTGPNKNTALHAAVLLSPEITQDLLDREPELAKGVGFLEKIPLYYAASDGHHDTVKLLLERDPSTAYLSEANYGLFPIHIAAMMGNVSIVDEILKQCPDTDELLDKEGNNFLHAAFKRRRLDVVKKIISKRPDLRKLLNDQDNKGNTPLHTAVKNSDKASVYFLLRDKTICVNVINHDGFTPLDLAYQLSDRGLQFRMNAKVCITNCLALTNALSGPREIFHDIESGKLSSGETKEKLSGDDKFKKESSNVEDKEITKQVDLAKNYGIATVLIATVTFAAGFTVPGGYIADDHPGRGRAVLAKEYAFKVFLVSDASALVCSIVATFWLMRAGTSTVDRPTRIRAFKWALKFLQVAFQGMSTAFAMGIYVVLPPSSKHISILLCIIALGAPLLADMLSIYKLCVLLITVGIRKGYRQCICPTIHLLDKKRLGDFLLHGRRLIILLLLTLGLYPFFFLSAML